A portion of the Branchiostoma floridae strain S238N-H82 unplaced genomic scaffold, Bfl_VNyyK Sc7u5tJ_1421, whole genome shotgun sequence genome contains these proteins:
- the LOC118407537 gene encoding SLIT and NTRK-like protein 2, whose translation MTNKKKRMLVLLMILLNEVGLTRAPALSNCLWSDGDCSNMGLTSVPQDLSPTITFLNLDNNALTTLNQSDFSRYSNLMFLELRSNRISVINSGAFFNLTRLTWLYLDNNQLTSLPANMFIGLNSLWELVLENNTINAFPIEALSNLNSSVLGHVDLSNNQMDTLPPAAYDILDSISTVDITNNPWQCDCRMLPFKRRMTSFPAFEKQIICAGPSNHEGKACYMLYILTI comes from the coding sequence atgacaaacaagAAGAAGAGGATGCTGGTTCTTCTGATGATCCTCCTGAATGAAGTCGGACTGACTCGTGCTCCAGCCTTAAGCAACTGTTTGTGGTCAGATGGTGACTGCAGCAACATGGGCCTCACCAGTGTTCCTCAGGACCTCTCTCCAACCATCACTTTCCTGAACCTGGATAACAACGCTCTCACAACCTTAAACCAGTCAGACTTCTCAAGATACAGCAACCTGATGTTCTTAGAGCTTCGATCCAACCGGATCTCCGTAATAAACAGCGGAGCCTTCTTCAACTTAACCAGGTTAACTTGGCTGTACCTTGATAATAATCAGTTAACCAGTCTCCCAGCTAACATGTTTATAGGACTTAATAGCCTATGGGAACTTGTCCTGGAGAACAACACCATCAACGCTTTTCCAATTGAAGCCTTGTCAAATTTGAATAGTTCAGTGCTGGGGCATGTTGACCTATCCAACAATCAAATGGACACGCTGCCCCCAGCGGCATATGACATACTGGACTCCATCTCAACTGTTGACATCActaacaacccctggcagtgtgactgcagGATGCTGCCCTTTAAGCGAAGGATGACGAGTTTCCCGgcatttgaaaaacaaatcatttGTGCCGGACCTTCTAACCATGAAGGAAAAGCTTGTTATATGCTGTATATCCTGACGATATGA